One region of Nitrososphaera sp. genomic DNA includes:
- a CDS encoding S8 family serine peptidase, giving the protein MISAGVVTLSSPAPQMAVAGYYESGPLNARTGSLSSLDQNLAANTDAAASRQGTGGDVLPAGLTLGAVPKTDFGVLKLGTAPLGYNGIPKRSLVYGTGNLSPMLSESNIVSLAGTGAEGSPLLGYAFSKNPVAATGGFSLSPDMPLQFDGLASGGGFYPNSAPSDQGRLLGSKIVGSDQVAQKYGVTGKGVKVAIVDTGTDFSNPDVKGAVARGPDGVPIMLDADGQGLVLTKAKYIAKIDSNTGHLIDYYNATATKVKDLPANFTSFVYVNKTSGVFLRTSLGTIPVYNSLYPYYGTPLLNATANVDWKIGNSTSDYIRSVSGVYRFGVIFEAQSQLGQLTTLLVPVLVVDSQQSGVYDTIIPDMRAAWGFFATDVLASNPKTSKLVPKEIPADFTGQPKIRLGSGNEMLTYDYNHDGFPDFTAGMVGATVADVWQVIGKAKQTSLDRDIGGIVHAGLLKPLDPNGDYFGVMFDAQGHGSSTAATVASTGLQSYTVYSNNTLYHLRGVAPDAKIIPVKALWAGDALLGWLYASGFDPEQGSGKWKYTGNHKADVVSNSWGISAFPLSNHGQGYDLLSIFSSMLTVPGLLSKDYPGTVFVISAGNDGVAYGSIGTPAGSPFAISVGATTNNVHVGSEGFANITRFGGSTQSYDNIADFSSRGPSVFGDPKPEIMAVGSYGFTPWIVTYQTVHSDASNSTKNDKAFSLFGGTSMAGPMVAGAAALLIQDMKNSSKSADGDVHVNPFTVKSLLMAGAKDLKNDPFVQGSGRVDALSSVELERGDSTGLFSLSTNSTELNISSQLSSALRSYSDTLSLIDGSGGLQSRLQSLGQNSESRWYAGQVPQGASSSGQITVSNPSRTEQISVELSPEVERLVEHKVFHNSTKLFQKDPIFSSKQYGFTPNYFNLTSLVGATPQYADLMVARVNFPFSEFMNSSNAFGDYLRIASVYAYDWNDKNHDGKVSFNETEMINRGGSWGTLQEMRIADPAHTFSHTPLIGVYPVPTIFSFWRGDRQINSTSMNFTLTIDFYKRQDYSNTIRFDTPITDQFAFVVVPPGESRSLGVTVFTKNDTLPGIYSAWIKGTELASGHSELLPVSYVVTTKPVTKDVPIVIAPHLVPSGDSNYEYTPSAVLDLNLTLPGRSGLPSEPAHFAEPDGLRPNGYVGGPFDMISRYAAGDWRSYYFDVSDPTINNMALKVAWRSNYTSVNAMAFGPDGKLVASSVPSGVFSTFSGWASNDWLGTTTVSQGGGFYFSQNDGGNATVLNVPINGTGVYSVLLHNTLYSGYDILEPVSVLAKFSTIRPDAGSPQISLQIPNFVSGASMTAHVTVSDDDPAGFYYSIDGGSGIFQNSTDQAIKIDTVRLSEGKHDLVIRAQDTVGHVSTLVNEFNIDRTPPMIALYLRYPDGSSVSIPQESPEKQSFIVPKGTVLGWNVTDESGIPTQNTIETPGMPRTASNQSGLMPVAWTISSPRPEASNRSAESLTFSEKMREYNVTIAAKDVAGNSASRSAAIIMDDRPPVLSLSVPSGDTQGNTTIGIKASDDLALSDLQLDIGAIKTVDVTGLDSYSLDTRQLADGTYTIKLVGTDKAGNSATATQELRVLNVQPLIVQAELLSVISGLAIASAVWGGLVMVKRSRRQRVDSANKS; this is encoded by the coding sequence TTGATCTCTGCGGGGGTCGTCACCCTATCTTCTCCGGCGCCGCAAATGGCGGTCGCCGGCTATTATGAATCAGGGCCCCTGAATGCAAGGACAGGCTCTCTGAGCAGTCTTGATCAGAATCTGGCCGCCAACACCGATGCAGCCGCATCGCGGCAGGGAACCGGGGGAGATGTGCTTCCTGCAGGACTGACTTTGGGGGCCGTCCCAAAAACTGATTTTGGCGTTTTGAAACTCGGCACCGCCCCGCTCGGGTATAATGGAATCCCCAAGAGGAGCCTTGTATACGGGACAGGCAACCTCTCCCCTATGCTTTCTGAGTCCAATATTGTCAGTTTGGCCGGTACGGGGGCGGAGGGCTCACCCTTGTTGGGCTACGCATTTTCAAAGAATCCGGTTGCAGCGACTGGCGGCTTTTCACTCTCGCCGGATATGCCCCTGCAGTTTGACGGTCTTGCTTCAGGAGGCGGATTTTACCCTAATAGCGCGCCATCTGATCAGGGCAGACTCCTGGGATCCAAGATTGTCGGATCGGATCAGGTGGCCCAGAAGTACGGCGTTACGGGCAAGGGAGTCAAGGTTGCAATCGTTGACACGGGAACCGATTTTTCAAATCCTGATGTCAAGGGCGCCGTCGCCCGAGGCCCGGATGGCGTGCCGATAATGCTGGATGCCGACGGCCAGGGACTTGTGCTTACCAAGGCCAAATACATTGCCAAGATTGACAGCAACACAGGACACCTAATCGACTATTACAATGCCACCGCAACAAAGGTGAAGGACCTGCCGGCCAACTTTACTTCATTTGTCTATGTCAACAAGACATCTGGAGTGTTTTTGCGAACTTCACTTGGAACAATCCCGGTGTATAACTCACTTTACCCATACTATGGTACACCGCTTCTAAATGCGACTGCAAACGTCGACTGGAAGATAGGCAACAGCACCAGCGACTATATTCGCTCGGTTAGCGGCGTCTACAGGTTTGGCGTAATCTTTGAGGCGCAGTCGCAGCTAGGTCAGCTCACTACGCTGCTGGTTCCCGTTCTTGTCGTAGACAGCCAGCAGTCCGGCGTTTATGACACCATCATACCGGACATGAGGGCCGCATGGGGCTTTTTCGCAACCGACGTGCTGGCATCGAATCCCAAGACATCCAAACTTGTGCCCAAAGAAATACCCGCAGATTTCACGGGCCAGCCCAAGATCAGGCTGGGATCGGGAAACGAAATGCTGACCTATGACTATAATCATGATGGTTTTCCGGACTTTACCGCCGGGATGGTGGGGGCAACCGTTGCTGATGTCTGGCAGGTAATCGGCAAGGCAAAGCAGACGTCGCTTGACAGGGACATCGGCGGCATTGTTCACGCAGGGTTGCTAAAGCCGCTGGATCCGAACGGGGATTACTTTGGGGTTATGTTCGACGCCCAGGGGCACGGTTCTAGTACCGCCGCTACTGTTGCCTCGACTGGCCTGCAGAGCTATACTGTCTACTCTAACAATACGCTCTACCATCTCAGGGGAGTTGCGCCGGATGCAAAAATAATTCCAGTCAAGGCGCTTTGGGCGGGGGACGCCCTTTTGGGTTGGCTGTACGCCTCCGGGTTTGATCCTGAACAGGGCAGTGGAAAATGGAAATACACAGGGAACCACAAGGCGGACGTCGTAAGTAACAGCTGGGGCATCTCTGCATTTCCGCTCTCAAATCACGGTCAGGGCTACGATCTGCTTTCAATTTTTTCCTCGATGCTGACAGTACCCGGGCTTTTGAGCAAGGACTATCCCGGAACGGTCTTTGTTATCAGCGCAGGAAACGACGGGGTGGCCTATGGAAGCATTGGGACTCCTGCAGGCTCGCCCTTTGCGATTTCGGTCGGCGCTACGACTAATAACGTGCACGTAGGTTCTGAGGGATTTGCCAATATCACGAGGTTCGGCGGCTCCACGCAATCTTATGACAACATCGCAGACTTTTCGAGCAGAGGTCCAAGCGTCTTTGGCGATCCCAAGCCGGAAATTATGGCCGTCGGCTCGTACGGGTTTACTCCCTGGATAGTAACGTACCAGACAGTCCACTCAGATGCGAGCAACTCGACAAAGAATGACAAAGCGTTCAGTCTTTTTGGCGGAACTAGCATGGCAGGCCCGATGGTGGCTGGCGCTGCGGCGCTTTTGATCCAGGATATGAAGAACTCTTCAAAAAGCGCTGACGGCGATGTGCACGTGAATCCATTTACGGTCAAGAGCCTTCTTATGGCCGGCGCCAAGGACCTGAAGAACGATCCGTTTGTACAGGGCTCCGGCCGCGTTGACGCGCTGTCCTCGGTTGAACTGGAACGGGGAGACTCGACGGGCTTGTTTTCCCTTTCGACAAACAGCACAGAACTGAACATATCTTCCCAGCTTTCATCTGCTCTTCGCTCGTACAGCGATACTCTTTCGCTGATAGATGGTAGCGGTGGGCTTCAGTCTAGACTGCAATCCCTTGGCCAGAACTCTGAATCGCGCTGGTATGCAGGGCAAGTGCCCCAAGGAGCTTCTTCGAGTGGGCAGATCACGGTATCGAACCCCTCACGGACCGAGCAAATTTCCGTCGAGCTGAGCCCCGAAGTTGAAAGACTAGTCGAGCATAAAGTATTCCACAATAGCACGAAGCTGTTTCAGAAGGACCCGATTTTCAGCTCGAAGCAGTACGGCTTTACTCCAAACTACTTTAATCTGACATCACTGGTCGGCGCTACTCCTCAATACGCGGACCTGATGGTCGCTCGAGTAAACTTTCCGTTCAGCGAATTCATGAATTCGAGCAATGCATTTGGGGACTATTTGCGCATCGCATCGGTGTATGCCTATGACTGGAACGACAAGAACCACGACGGAAAGGTCTCATTTAATGAAACAGAGATGATAAACAGGGGTGGTTCATGGGGCACCCTTCAAGAGATGAGAATTGCCGACCCAGCGCATACTTTTTCACACACTCCCCTAATTGGCGTTTATCCTGTACCTACTATCTTTTCCTTCTGGCGAGGAGATCGGCAAATAAACTCCACCTCAATGAACTTCACTCTGACGATCGACTTTTACAAGAGGCAGGACTATTCCAACACGATAAGATTTGACACCCCGATTACAGACCAGTTTGCTTTTGTCGTGGTGCCACCTGGAGAAAGCAGGTCTTTGGGCGTCACAGTCTTTACCAAAAATGATACGCTCCCCGGCATCTATTCTGCATGGATAAAGGGAACCGAGCTGGCATCGGGCCACTCTGAGCTTTTGCCGGTGAGTTATGTCGTAACGACAAAGCCCGTGACAAAGGACGTTCCCATAGTAATTGCCCCACACCTAGTTCCTTCCGGCGATTCTAACTATGAATATACGCCTTCTGCAGTTCTCGATCTTAATCTGACATTGCCTGGAAGGAGCGGATTGCCGAGCGAGCCGGCCCATTTCGCGGAGCCGGATGGACTTCGCCCTAATGGGTACGTTGGGGGTCCGTTTGACATGATTTCAAGGTATGCCGCTGGCGACTGGAGGTCATACTACTTTGACGTGAGCGATCCGACGATAAACAACATGGCGCTGAAGGTCGCTTGGCGGAGCAACTATACAAGCGTTAACGCAATGGCCTTCGGGCCAGACGGCAAGCTGGTGGCTTCCAGCGTACCTTCAGGCGTTTTTTCGACTTTCTCGGGCTGGGCCAGCAACGATTGGCTTGGAACCACCACGGTTAGCCAGGGAGGAGGGTTCTACTTCAGCCAGAACGATGGTGGCAATGCCACGGTGCTTAACGTCCCGATAAACGGCACCGGAGTCTACTCTGTCTTGCTGCACAACACGCTCTACTCCGGCTACGATATTCTCGAACCGGTGTCGGTATTGGCCAAATTTTCGACAATCCGTCCGGATGCAGGCTCACCCCAGATTTCTCTGCAAATTCCCAATTTTGTATCTGGAGCCAGCATGACCGCTCATGTCACAGTATCTGACGACGATCCCGCAGGATTCTACTATTCTATTGATGGCGGGTCAGGGATATTCCAAAACTCTACTGACCAAGCAATCAAAATTGATACTGTCAGGCTTTCAGAAGGAAAACATGACCTTGTAATTCGGGCACAGGATACGGTAGGTCACGTCTCGACGCTGGTAAATGAATTCAACATAGACAGAACGCCCCCTATGATCGCCTTGTATCTCAGGTATCCCGACGGCAGTAGTGTCAGCATACCGCAGGAATCGCCTGAAAAGCAATCGTTCATAGTTCCCAAAGGAACAGTGCTGGGATGGAACGTGACGGACGAAAGCGGAATCCCTACACAAAACACTATCGAAACGCCCGGCATGCCCCGGACGGCTTCAAACCAATCCGGCTTGATGCCGGTCGCATGGACTATTTCGTCGCCAAGGCCGGAAGCCTCAAACCGGTCCGCAGAATCTCTGACATTTAGCGAAAAGATGCGTGAGTACAACGTGACCATCGCCGCCAAAGATGTTGCAGGCAATTCCGCTTCCAGGTCTGCAGCGATAATCATGGACGACAGACCCCCGGTCCTTTCATTGTCGGTCCCGTCCGGAGATACCCAAGGTAACACCACGATCGGAATAAAGGCGTCGGATGACCTTGCCCTATCGGATTTGCAGCTTGATATCGGTGCCATAAAGACAGTGGATGTCACGGGTTTGGATTCATATTCGCTGGACACTCGTCAGCTGGCAGACGGGACGTATACCATAAAGCTGGTGGGAACTGACAAGGCTGGAAACTCGGCTACGGCTACGCAGGAGTTGCGCGTGCTAAACGTCCAGCCCCTCATAGTCCAGGCGGAATTGCTCAGTGTCATTTCGGGCCTCGCAATCGCCTCTGCCGTATGGGGAGGCCTAGTCATGGTCAAGAGGAGCCGTCGTCAGAGGGTAGACTCCGCCAACAAATCTTAA
- the trxA gene encoding thioredoxin produces the protein MSEDKKASAASMHASSAALVELAEKNFDETIAGNKPVLVDFWATWCGPCQFMLPIFDKLAKKYGDKVTFGRLNVDDNQGVAMRYDVYAIPTFIMFMNGKAVDRAVGAVGEKGLEGLLQKYQ, from the coding sequence ATGAGCGAGGACAAAAAGGCGTCTGCAGCAAGCATGCACGCTTCAAGCGCTGCATTGGTTGAGCTTGCAGAAAAGAACTTTGACGAAACGATTGCAGGAAATAAGCCGGTGCTGGTTGACTTTTGGGCAACATGGTGCGGACCCTGCCAGTTCATGCTGCCAATATTTGACAAACTCGCCAAGAAATACGGTGACAAGGTCACGTTTGGCAGGCTCAACGTCGACGATAATCAGGGCGTCGCCATGAGATATGATGTCTATGCCATCCCGACATTTATCATGTTCATGAACGGTAAGGCGGTGGACAGGGCTGTCGGTGCCGTCGGCGAAAAAGGCCTCGAGGGCCTGCTTCAGAAATACCAGTAG
- the infB gene encoding translation initiation factor IF-2, giving the protein MELRQPVVVVLGHVDSGKTSLLDKIRGTAVQAREVGGITQHIGASFFPMDTIKEVTGPLYTRLAKSETPVPGLLVIDTPGHEVFANLRLRGGSAADIAIVVADVNKGFEAQTIESIEILRKRKVPFVVALNKVDMVTGWRVQSKFISEDVKKQDATVQTMLDEKIYNVVGALSRLGFGSEAFWRVRDFTKEVAIVPVSARAGVGIPELLAVLVGLAQQFLSKRLERHEGPARGIVLEVNEEPGLGPSANVILLDGTIHQGDSIMVAKRDSATVARVKALLLPKPLDEMRDPRDKFKPVESVNAAAGLKVTSPDLDGVLAGSPLYVIEKGKAGNEDLESLRSLVENEIKNSIVKNTETSGITLRCDTIGSLEAISDLLGKAGVPIRIGDIGNITRRDVIEAAAVRETDRYLGVVLGFNVKVLDDAEREAQDRGVKIFSERIIYNLVRSYTDWVAYQREHEESLLFNEIPPVCKFQFMKGFVFRRNDPAVFGAEIQVGKLRQKVHVISEEGRKVGTVHQIQESGKAIEEATTGMQVAVSIKEPTIGRQINEGDIFYTDLNSRQAKQLIERFNHRLGDNEKQVLNKVLEMKRRADPSFGYL; this is encoded by the coding sequence TTGGAACTTCGTCAACCAGTAGTTGTAGTACTGGGTCATGTAGACTCTGGCAAGACTTCTCTTCTTGACAAGATCCGAGGCACTGCTGTTCAGGCCCGCGAAGTGGGAGGCATTACCCAGCACATTGGCGCAAGCTTTTTTCCGATGGACACTATAAAGGAAGTTACCGGGCCCCTCTACACCCGCCTTGCCAAATCGGAGACCCCCGTTCCGGGGCTACTTGTAATTGACACCCCCGGCCACGAGGTGTTCGCAAATCTGCGATTGCGCGGGGGATCTGCGGCGGACATTGCAATAGTGGTCGCGGACGTAAACAAGGGCTTTGAAGCACAGACGATTGAAAGCATCGAAATACTGCGCAAAAGAAAAGTTCCCTTCGTTGTTGCGTTAAACAAGGTTGACATGGTGACTGGCTGGCGAGTCCAGTCAAAATTCATTTCCGAAGACGTGAAAAAACAAGATGCGACCGTGCAGACGATGCTTGACGAGAAAATCTACAACGTCGTAGGTGCCCTCTCCCGGCTTGGGTTCGGCTCCGAGGCATTCTGGCGCGTGCGTGACTTTACCAAGGAGGTGGCAATAGTTCCAGTCAGCGCCAGAGCAGGCGTCGGCATCCCTGAGCTTTTGGCGGTGCTAGTCGGGCTTGCGCAGCAGTTTCTGTCAAAGCGGCTCGAGCGCCACGAAGGGCCCGCAAGGGGGATTGTGCTTGAGGTCAACGAGGAGCCCGGGCTCGGTCCTTCCGCGAACGTGATCCTCCTCGACGGAACAATCCACCAGGGGGACAGCATAATGGTCGCCAAGCGCGACAGTGCGACGGTCGCCCGGGTAAAGGCGTTGCTCCTCCCAAAGCCGCTGGACGAGATGCGCGATCCCCGCGACAAGTTCAAGCCCGTAGAGAGCGTCAATGCAGCCGCAGGGCTGAAGGTAACCTCTCCCGACCTGGACGGCGTGCTGGCCGGCAGCCCGCTTTACGTGATTGAAAAGGGAAAAGCGGGCAATGAAGATCTGGAGTCGCTCAGATCCCTCGTTGAAAACGAGATAAAGAACTCAATTGTCAAGAACACAGAAACTTCTGGCATAACGCTGCGCTGCGACACCATAGGCTCTCTGGAAGCGATAAGCGACCTGCTGGGCAAGGCGGGCGTCCCGATCAGGATAGGCGATATAGGCAACATAACAAGGCGTGACGTCATCGAGGCAGCTGCAGTACGGGAAACCGACCGCTATCTTGGCGTCGTACTCGGTTTCAATGTCAAGGTGCTTGATGACGCCGAGCGGGAGGCGCAGGACAGAGGGGTCAAGATATTCAGCGAGAGAATAATCTACAACCTAGTCCGCAGCTACACCGACTGGGTTGCCTACCAGCGTGAGCATGAAGAATCACTCCTATTCAACGAGATCCCGCCTGTTTGCAAGTTCCAGTTCATGAAGGGCTTTGTTTTCAGGAGAAATGACCCCGCGGTATTTGGCGCGGAAATCCAGGTTGGAAAACTGCGACAGAAGGTGCACGTGATAAGCGAGGAGGGCCGGAAGGTTGGCACTGTGCACCAGATTCAGGAAAGTGGCAAGGCGATCGAGGAGGCCACGACCGGGATGCAGGTTGCCGTATCCATCAAAGAGCCGACAATCGGGCGACAGATAAACGAGGGCGACATTTTCTATACAGATTTGAACAGCAGGCAGGCCAAGCAGCTAATCGAACGGTTTAACCACAGGCTGGGAGACAACGAAAAGCAAGTCCTCAACAAGGTTTTGGAAATGAAGAGAAGGGCCGATCCGTCGTTTGGATACCTGTAG
- the ndk gene encoding nucleoside-diphosphate kinase, whose translation MKLVSVEKTLIIVKPDAFRRQLTGAILMRFEQKGFQIKNLRSYNFTKEKAREFYSVHKDRPFFEELVSFISSGTVVACILEGNNAIATVRLLVGATKSYEAAPGTIRGDFGLGISDNVIHASDSPESFIKESGVIFE comes from the coding sequence ATGAAATTGGTTTCTGTTGAAAAGACGCTAATAATTGTAAAGCCTGATGCGTTCAGGCGCCAGCTTACTGGCGCAATACTCATGCGGTTTGAGCAAAAGGGTTTTCAGATAAAGAACCTAAGGTCGTACAACTTTACCAAAGAAAAAGCAAGGGAATTCTACTCCGTGCATAAGGACCGACCGTTCTTTGAGGAGCTCGTATCCTTTATCAGCTCCGGAACTGTCGTTGCCTGCATCCTTGAGGGAAATAACGCGATCGCCACCGTCCGCCTTTTGGTGGGCGCGACAAAGTCGTACGAGGCAGCCCCGGGAACCATAAGGGGCGACTTTGGACTGGGAATTTCTGACAACGTGATCCATGCATCCGACTCACCTGAAAGCTTCATAAAAGAGTCGGGCGTCATTTTTGAGTGA
- a CDS encoding 50S ribosomal protein L24e, with protein sequence MSKSATSLRNCFFCGKHITSGHGQMLVKNDGQIQWTCSSKCKKNLRVLKRDPRKMKWTEKYVKGGLRTKK encoded by the coding sequence GTGAGCAAATCAGCGACCTCCCTCAGAAACTGCTTCTTCTGCGGCAAACACATTACTTCAGGACATGGCCAGATGCTGGTGAAAAACGACGGGCAGATTCAGTGGACCTGTTCTAGCAAATGCAAAAAGAACCTTAGGGTGCTAAAGCGCGACCCAAGAAAGATGAAGTGGACTGAAAAGTACGTCAAAGGCGGCCTTAGAACCAAAAAGTAA